A stretch of DNA from Planococcus antarcticus DSM 14505:
AATCAGGACACCAGCCTGCCTGAAATTTTACGATTACCGGCTGTTCACCGTTTACGACTTCGTTAAATTGTTCGTTAGTAGAGATTGATTTCATTTGCATTGCCTCCTTGTAGGTTCTCTTTAAGTCTACCGTGCTTTTAAAAAATGGCAAAGAATTTGTTCTTGAAAATTTAAGGGGATTTTTAACGATTAAATATTGCGAAAATATGAAAAATAACTTACACTAAGAGACATAGAGAACGTTCTATTTTTTTTAATTAAAAAATGAATGAGTATTCATTCAAAAATTCAAGGAGGGTTTGCTAGTGGCTTACCAAATTAGAAAAGCGGCTGTACTCGGTTCAGGTGTTATGGGTTCGGGAATTGCAGCGCACCTTGCAAATATAGGAATCCCTGTATTATTGCTTGATATTGTTCCGCGTGAATTGTCAAAAGAAGAACGAGCAAAAGGCGCGACTCTTGAAGACAAAGCGGTACGCAATCGAATTGCAACCGGTTCTATCCAAAAACTGCTAAAACAGAAACCAGCTCCATTGACAGCTATAAAGAACCTTCAATTGATTACTCCAGGAAATTTGGAAGATGATCTGGAAAAGTTAAAAGACGTCGACTGGATCATAGAAGTTATAGTTGAAAACTTAGATGTAAAAAAATCCTTATACGAAAAGATTGATAGCGTCAGAAAAGACGGCACTATTATTTCTTCCAATACATCAGGCATTAGCATTAACGCTATGGTGGAAGGGCGCTCTGAAGACTTCGGCAAGCATTTCCTGGGAACCCACTTTTTCAATCCGCCTCGTTACTTGAAACTGCTGGAAGTGATTCCTGCGAATACAACGGCTCCTGAAGTAGTGAAGTTTATGTCGGCATTCGGAGAAGACCGTTTAGGCAAAGGCGTAGTGATTGCCAAAGATACACCAAACTTTATTGCTAATCGAATTGGCACTTACGGTTTGCTAGTAACTTTACGTGAAATGATGGCGCGCGGCTATTCAATAGGAGAAGTCGACTCGGTCACGGGTCCAATGATTGGCCGTCCAAAATCAGCGACCTTCCGTACACTTGATGTAGTGGGACTGGATACGTTCATGCACGTTTCCAAAAATGTCCATGACCAAACTTCAGGCGAAGAACAAAAGGTTTTTGAAGCGCCTGAATTTATGACGAAAATGGTGCAAAACGGCTGGTTAGGAGCAAAATCGGGACAAGGTTTTTTCTTGAAAAAAGACAAAGAAATTTTAGAACTTGATCCAGAGACGCTTGAATACCGCACAGCCGGTAAATTGAAAACGCCTTCACAAGAACTAGCGAAACAGCAAAAAGGTCTTGCAGCTAAAATGAAGACGCTTGTTTATGCAGAAGACCGCACCGGTGAACTGCTTTGGAGCATACTTGCTCCGACACTTCTGTATTCGGCTGAGCTAACTGGAGAAATCGCGGATGACATCGTTGCCATTGATAATGCCATGAAATGGGGCTTTGGCTGGGAACAAGGTCCGTTTGAAATTTGGGATGCTCTTGGCGTCCGAAAATCAGTCGATAAAATGAAAGAACAAGGTCATGCTATTCCAGCATTTGTTCAAGCTTTGCTGGATAGTGAAAATGAAACCTTCTATAAAGAAGAAAATGACGATTTGCATTTCTTTAACGGTACAAGCTATGAGCCGGTCCCGGTAAATGAAAAAGTGATCGACTTAAAGCGCTACAAGAAAAAACACGGCGTTATCAAATCGAATTCAGGTGCAAGCTTGATTGATTTGGGTGATGGCATTGCGTTGCTTGAATTCCATTCGCGCTCAAATGCCATTGGTTTGGATATCACGCAGATGATCAATTATGCAGTTGATGAAGTAGAAAAAAACTTCAAAGGACTTGTTATTGGGAACCAAGGTAAAAACTTCTGTGTAGGTGCAAACCTCGGAATGATCTTAATGGAAGCACAAGACGATAATATTTTTGAACTTGATTTCACGATTAAGACTTTCCAAAATGCCATGATGAAAATCAAATACAGCAACAAACCAGTCGTAGCAGCGCCATTTGGCATGTCTCTAGGCGGTGGTGCAGAAGTAACCTTACCAGCTGCTCATATTCAAGCATCGATGGAAACGTATATGGGCCTCGTGGAAGCGGGCGTCGGTCTTATTCCTGGTGGCGGCGGAAACAAAGAGTTGTATATGAAACAATTAAAAGGTCTACCAAACGGTGTAACAGTCGATTACCAAAATATCGCGACGAAAGTATTCGAATCAATCGCCATGGCAAAAGTTTCGACTTCAGCAGAAGAAGCCCGTGAAAATAACTTCTTAAACTTCGTAGATGGCATTAGTGTCAATAGTGATCATTTAATTTTTGATGCTAAACAAGTCGCTCTGTCATTATACGAAAACGGCTACCAAGCACCTTTACGAGAAAAAGTTCCAGTTCCCGGTGAACCTGGCTACGCAACATTGCTTTTAGGTGCAGAAGGCATGTTCATTTCCGGCTATATCAGCGAACACGACCTGAAAATCGCTAAAAAGCTAGCATTTGTTTTAGCAGGCGGTAAAGTTCCATACGGCACGAAAGTGGATGAGCAGTACTTGCTCGACCTTGAGCGACAAGCGTTCTTAAGCCTAGTGGCAGAACCGAAAACCCAACAGCGCATGCAACATATGCTAGTTAAAGGAAAACCATTACGTAATTAATCGTTGATA
This window harbors:
- a CDS encoding 3-hydroxyacyl-CoA dehydrogenase/enoyl-CoA hydratase family protein, with translation MAYQIRKAAVLGSGVMGSGIAAHLANIGIPVLLLDIVPRELSKEERAKGATLEDKAVRNRIATGSIQKLLKQKPAPLTAIKNLQLITPGNLEDDLEKLKDVDWIIEVIVENLDVKKSLYEKIDSVRKDGTIISSNTSGISINAMVEGRSEDFGKHFLGTHFFNPPRYLKLLEVIPANTTAPEVVKFMSAFGEDRLGKGVVIAKDTPNFIANRIGTYGLLVTLREMMARGYSIGEVDSVTGPMIGRPKSATFRTLDVVGLDTFMHVSKNVHDQTSGEEQKVFEAPEFMTKMVQNGWLGAKSGQGFFLKKDKEILELDPETLEYRTAGKLKTPSQELAKQQKGLAAKMKTLVYAEDRTGELLWSILAPTLLYSAELTGEIADDIVAIDNAMKWGFGWEQGPFEIWDALGVRKSVDKMKEQGHAIPAFVQALLDSENETFYKEENDDLHFFNGTSYEPVPVNEKVIDLKRYKKKHGVIKSNSGASLIDLGDGIALLEFHSRSNAIGLDITQMINYAVDEVEKNFKGLVIGNQGKNFCVGANLGMILMEAQDDNIFELDFTIKTFQNAMMKIKYSNKPVVAAPFGMSLGGGAEVTLPAAHIQASMETYMGLVEAGVGLIPGGGGNKELYMKQLKGLPNGVTVDYQNIATKVFESIAMAKVSTSAEEARENNFLNFVDGISVNSDHLIFDAKQVALSLYENGYQAPLREKVPVPGEPGYATLLLGAEGMFISGYISEHDLKIAKKLAFVLAGGKVPYGTKVDEQYLLDLERQAFLSLVAEPKTQQRMQHMLVKGKPLRN